The Diospyros lotus cultivar Yz01 chromosome 15, ASM1463336v1, whole genome shotgun sequence genome has a window encoding:
- the LOC127792379 gene encoding trans-resveratrol di-O-methyltransferase-like — MILLPKSYIYTRKCMPTPTSHPQVEISFDHKANKLKYQELVMPYDNGVCGVNNGDLLGAEAYIWNQMFGFMNSFNLKTAVELGIPDIIHNHGKPMKVSDLVAALPINPSKAHCIGRLMRSLALSGFFLEKIARENELLETVYTLTPTCRLLLTDNPFTLSPFLLAMLDPCLINSWQHLTAWLQNDDPTAFNTANGSSFWDYAGHKPTLNFQFNDGMSADSRLVASVMIKECKEVFEGLGSVVDVGGGNGTMATAIVDAFPHLKCTVFDQPHVIANLQGRKNLSFVGGNIFDVFPAADAILLKWILHFLGDEDCITLLKKCKQAIPSKENGGRVIIIDMVTGISKGAEESVQPQFFFDMLMMINVAGKERNKKEWAELFCKAGFSDYKIHPILGLRSLIEAYP; from the exons ACATCTCACCCACAAGTAGAGATCAGCTTCGATCACAAAgccaacaaattaaaatatcaggAATTAGTAATGCCTTACGACAATGGAGTCTGTGGTGTTAACAATGGCGATCTCCTCGGAGCCGAAGCCTACATTTGGAACCAAATGTTCGGTTTCATGAACTCTTTCAACTTGAAAACCGCAGTTGAACTGGGAATTCCTGACATCATCCACAACCACGGCAAGCCCATGAAAGTTTCCGACCTCGTCGCTGCCCTTCCCATCAACCCATCAAAAGCCCACTGCATCGGCCGCCTCATGCGCAGCCTGGCTCTTTCCGGCTTCTTTCTCGAGAAAATAGCCCGAGAAAATGAACTCCTAGAAACTGTGTACACTCTCACCCCCACTTGCCGGCTTCTCTTAACCGACAATCCCTTCACTCTTTCGCCGTTCTTGCTGGCCATGCTCGACCCGTGTTTGATAAACTCGTGGCAACACCTGACGGCTTGGCTTCAGAATGACGATCCGACGGCGTTTAACACAGCCAATGGGTCGTCGTTTTGGGATTACGCCGGCCATAAGCCGACTCTGAACTTCCAGTTTAACGACGGAATGTCGGCTGATTCGAGATTGGTAGCAAGTGTGATGATTAAGGAGTGTAAGGAAGTGTTTGAGGGGCTAGGTTCGGTGGTGGATGTTGGCGGCGGCAACGGAACAATGGCCACCGCCATTGTCGACGCCTTCCCGCACTTGAAGTGCACAGTGTTTGATCAGCCACATGTAATTGCTAATTTGCAGGGGCGTAAGAACTTGAGCTTCGTTGGAGGGAACATATTTGATGTCTTCCCAGCTGCGGATGCAATTCTACTCAAG TGGATCTTGCACTTCTTGGGCGACGAAGACTGCATCACATTATTGAAGAAGTGCAAGCAGGCAATCCCAAGCAAAGAAAATGGAGGAAGGGTGATTATCATAGACATGGTGACGGGGATCTCCAAAGGAGCCGAAGAGTCGGTCCAGCCACAGTTCTTCTTTGACATGCTAATGATGATTAATGTTgcaggaaaagagagaaataagaaagaatggGCAGAGCTGTTCTGCAAAGCTGGTTTTAGTGACTACAAAATCCATCCCATTTTAGGATTAAGGTCGCTCATTGAGGCATACCCTTAA